The sequence aaattttgaaaaccaAACTAATCCACTAGCTGTGGGGAAATGACCTGTACTGGTGGCCCTTTCTGTTCTAGGTCACTATATAACTTGTTTTTGAATTGGGGTTGCCTTGTGAGTccaatgtgtttttctatcaaaccGTTCAAGTAAGTTCGGGAAAATAAAAGTCTCACTATTGTAATATTCCCTTTGCTCTATCATGTGTTACAAAAACTCACTAATTTATTAATCACTCTCCACTATAATGTGTTTCACAAACTTACTAATGTATCTTTTAATTTGTACCATCATGTGTTTCACAAAAGGAGTCTTAAGATCTTTATGTCATCTCTAAAGTCTTTATAGTcaacatttttctttcttttttttcaaattcataaCAATTAACTTATCAATACCAAGCATAGAAAACTATTTACTTAGGAAAGACATGAAATAATGAAACAGATTACCTGTGAAACTCTTTACCAGTGCTAAATAGTTTACGTAAATAAgattttacaatgatccaaatgacTAATTTACCCTTAATGTCTAAAACCTATTTGAGAACCATAatcaattgaaaattttgaaaactgAACTAATCCACTAGCTGTGGGGAAATGACCTGTACTGGTGGCCCTTTCTGTTCTAGGTCACTATATAACTTGTTTTTGATTTGGGGTTGCCTTGTGATTCCAATGTGTTTTTCTATCGAACTGTTCAACTAAGTTCggggaaaataaaaatctcaatATTGTAATATTCACTTTGCTCTATCATGTGTTACACAAACTTACTAATTTATTAATCACTCTGCACCATCATGTGTTTCACAAAAGGAGTATTAAGATCTTACTTTATGTCATCTCTAAAGTCTTTATAGtccaacaatttttatttttatttttttcaaattcataACAATTAACTTATCAATACCTAGCATAGAAAACTATTTACTTAGGAAAGACATGAAATAATGAAGCAGATTACCTGTGAAACTCTTTACCAGTGCTAAATAGTTTACATAAAAAAgattttacaatgatccaaatgacCAATTTACCCTTAATGTCTAAAACCTATTTGAGAACCATAATCAATTGAAAATTATGAAAACCAAACCAATCCACTAGCTGTGGGGAAATGACCTGTACTGGTGGCCCTTTCTGTTCTAGGTCACTATATGACTTGTTTTTGATTTGGGGTTGCCTTGTGGGTCTAATGTGTTTTTCTATTGAACCGTTCAACTAAGTTcgtgaaaataaaaatcattgcctttttattttctcaatatttttaattaatttagtttTGGACTaaccgagttggacccaatctggctTGGACTAGACCGCTGGTTTCAAAACATTAAAAGGATTTACCAAGACCAACAACTTGATCTTACAAATTATTTACTATAATCTGTCTCCTGTTTATGCTTTCCTTTTTTTGTTCTCTTGCACCTAGTTGCACCCTAGAGCGgttgatgtggggcccattagggTGGTTGTATGGCATCCAATCTGTATAACAAGGTTGTCCCACCAAGAAATGTGACGCCAAAAAATCATGCAATTCAATAACCAAGTAGGACCCACCCTTGAAAGAATAATTGACGACAAGACTTTCAACTGTGATTTTTGTGTCTTTTTCATGGTGGGGTGACCCTGCTGGACAGGTTGAATGGGAAACACTTTGGTGGGGACCACTTGTAATTTACAAATGTAGAAGAAAGTTCCACAATGCATTTTTTGTGATGCCCTAACAATTATTACTATAATGAAAAATGAGTGTAAGCAAATGTCAAGAGAGTTTGGTGAAAATACCAAGTCCATCtttttggcttcttttttttttcataaatcccATATTTACTAAAGAATCCCCATACTATTCAAGATAAGGGGGAGGTGCTTTCTGAGAAGGAAAGTTACCAAATTACCCTCAtatattgtttttcttttaagttgtaaagtCAGAAAATTTTGGAGCCCACATGCTATGTATATATGTCGGACCCATCAAATATATGCATCCGACCATGAGTTTCGGATTTGCTTCATTGTTGGGTTCATACGCCcgtggctagtagtcggtgctatgtggaccccgccatgatgtatgtgttttatccacgccgtccatccattttgaaagataatattacgagttgatcccaaaaatgaggtagatatatatctaaggtagaccacaccatgggaaaacagtagtgattgaatgtccaccgttaaaaaactcctagggcccactgtaatggttatttgacatctaacctgttgattaggtcatacagagttggatgaagggaaaatatatatatcagcttgacccaaaacttttgtggccccaagaagtttttaatggtaggcgttcaatcaacactatgcggtccacttgagatttggatcaacctcatttttggactcataacataaaatgatcttgaagaatgggtggacggcatggatgaaacacatacatcatggtggatcccacagagcaccgaccactagcaatTGGTTAGTGGCAGGGGGAATAACCAATCCATTTCCGTTTAAATGAGGGGACaaagtggatgaacggcatggatataaaacacgtaGATCATGTTGTGCCCTACAGCACCAAACATATCACGCACCTGATCCGCGTCCTACGGAATCCAACATTGAGGACTACATCATGTGATGCTCCTCGAATATTTGCACATGGCTGCCATATCAACACATGCCATGGCTTGTAATCACATGGAGGACACCATATCATCTTTCCAGCAGCTTTTCATTTGTGCAgaacatcagtaccatgaaaacagTGGTCCCCACCGTTAAGATTACCTGAAACAAAAATCAATCTAATCcgcccatcaagtggaccacactgttggaatcaatggacgGCTAACAGGTGTAGGACACCTCACAAGTAGTTTAGATCCTTTTTATGGTTTCCTACCCGAGTAGTatgttggtgggaaagatggGAAGGTACTCCAAGTTGTGGTACGGTTGCTTGTATGTGATCAGCTCTCCAACCCAAATGGGTTTGTTTACACCCCTTTTCCTTGTGGGGATGTACTGTTTCAATTGCCAAAACTGAAAAGGGAATTTTATGAACGGCCCACCAACTTTTGCCTTAATTAGATGGAGCTACCTCTTTTTAAATAAATACATAGAGgggtgtattttttttatttttattttttgtcacctTCTATCAAATTTAGTAATGTTGGTTACctcatttttttgaaaatatatttGAAATTAGTCACTGTTGATAATGATTTGAACTATTCAAAAGTAGGTGAACAGTTATTCTAACCTTTTTCGAAATTGTGAACTGCGATCTAAACAATTCAACACTAAAGTGATTAACGATTTGGAGCATTTAAAAGCAGATCAACAGCTTTTTGAGCCATTTAGAAGTACATGAGCAACGATCGACACCATTCGAGGTAGTGGATAGTGATCTATACTACGAAAAATTTGGTAGATAGGGATTTAGAATGTTTTAAGATGATGGACAACAATATAGACCAATCCTTCCATTAATATACTGCAAATATATAGCCACATCTGATGTAGGACAATGCCAATGGAATTCTGATAGATGGTCAGGATGGAAAGAATCAAGTAAGAAAATTTGATTAAGGGTATTTTAAACATTTTTAGAGAGAAGCTAACGGCTATTATTGGGATTTGAAGGAAATTGATTTAAATATATAGACTCGTCAAAATGTGGCTGATGacctttattttaattttatgggGGTGGTTTTTGTCTAATGAAGCCAAAAAAGCCGTTGGAATCTTATAAAAATGGTAAAATGAGAAATGGATGTAACCTGAAACAAGCACAGCTGGCCATAATGTCAGCTCCCTTTAATAAAAGGTCCCATCAGTTTCTTTattgtatttaattttttattttctcttttttaataAAGAGATGTTTGTTTGAATCAGCTGAAATGGAAAAGGGGAGCAGGTAGCATCATCATAAATGGGATCCACTACACTCTAAAACAGTGTCACTGGCATTCACCTTCTGAGCATACCTTTAATGGCTCCAGGTCAGCTTTTTCTCATATTTCATTCACGCCCTTGTTTTTTGTTCTTTGCATCATTTAGGAAATGAATGACAATGAATGACAGTGACTCTTCAAACATACACGCGCGCTGTCTAAATTGCTGACTCAATGGTTTTAATATTTAGTGTGATTTTTGTCGGGGACCGCAGAAGCACATGGAGATGAATCAGGTGGAGTAACCCAATCGTATCAAGCAACACAATGCAAAAACTTTAAATTTAACATagaaaaacccttttaggaaaaaaCTATGGTACAAAGCAACAATAAACACTTGAAAAcataaattataagagatagagagaatacccAATTTGaataagcctcgaatctcccttacaagtccTTTGAAACCTTAGGAACGAATAGAAAGCTCTAGATACCTTCCAATCCCGATTATACTCATATATATAACATTTAGGAGAATTCCAATCAAAATTGAAAACAAATTCCGCAAAGTCACAAATCTGCATAATTTTGTGATACGTTGGATGAGACTTTCAATGGGACTCCATGTCATCAAAGtaaaccttcaatgacatcaaaatgaTACCAAAACATTCCAACGACCAAGTacgaaaattcagattttatcgatgacatcgaaacttacttcgatggcattgagcaggACACCTaaagtgtctagcaaccaaatCGATTTATTCCGAAAAATCCCAATAGTATTGAgctgacttcgatgacatcgaagcctcctcgatggcatcgaacttgtcATTggcagacagatttaagacatttatcaATAATTTTTTGGTCCATTGATgagtggatctgcttcattcgtGGTTCAAGGCATGTAATCAATCGTCCGGCTCTTGTACATGTGTGCACCATGTTatcacatttctctctctattCCATTTAATGGGCCAACATCATCCGACAATGGAATTGTATTAATTTTGCtaaactgaaaataaaatgtGATGTGTCCTTTGTGTAGGTATCACATGGAGCTGCACATGGTTCACGAAAATAACGAGGGAAAACTTGCAGTGGTTGGAATCACTTACAAATTTGGGAGACCAGACCCATTTCTCCAAAAGGTGAATATGGCCTACCTTCTTTTATCTATAACCATTCAAACATATTTATATTTCTACATGGGTGGATGCATTCATTTTCATAATCGACTTCACAGAGGGATAGTTTTCAATATTAAAAGGAAATGAGAAGATATTTTAAATGATTTCAGAAGTATTTTGAGAATAGTAAAATATAATTTTGTCCATGATACCACTCATTTCTTCAAAAAAGAGCTGAACAAGTTAGTTTTATCGCAAAACGCAATTTCAATCTATGCACATTTAGTGGATGGTTATAGAAAATAAGGTCAAATAATGTATGGATGGATCATCTCATAATTCTGTTTTCGCCACATTAGCTCATGAAATGTGTTATGAACCTAACAAACatttcagatgaatggattgtacTGTCCAAGTGAACAAAATGCTATTAGGACTCAAACTTATAATGCTATGGTAGCATGAGCATTCCTCATAGATATAAGTACATTGTTTGTCTTGAGTTTGGTACAAGTCCAGGTTATATACAGATAAATACATTTTTGTGATGATTATTGTATGAGTCGGGTTGATCCATATATAGAGCAGTTGCCTCATCACTCAACTTGGTATTTAATTATAAGGTCAAATATATTtgatatttcaaatatttttaacAGGAAAATGTTCTATTAGGTCAACTTCATGGGAGCTTTTCATGAGATTGAGCTCTACTGAGCCCATTGTACTGTGTttggacatccacaccattaattagatgcacccttccatggtagACTATGGGCTTAAAATCAGGCCACATAATAGACAGCAGTTGAGAATGGATGCCCACCCATAGAAACCTTCTTAGATGGTTTATAGGACTCGTGCGGATATGATTcagacatctaacccatccattatgaaaatcaagtgggccccacctgagttttgtatatggcACGATTGTacatggtttaagattgtggcccacctgagttttggatatagctATTTTTGGGACTCTCTTAACCTAGATGGGACCTGCCAATTGCACAGTGTGGATctccaacacacatcatggtggggcccatagagctcgaTATAATGAGAAGTTCCCATTACGTCTATAGCttacagattttttattttttcttttcttttctttttaaaatattttacaaaATAGTATCTATGAAAGACTTTATTACATGTATAGGGAGCAAAACAAAATTAAATTGGATGTACTTGTCCGCATGCATGGTTTAACACAAACATAAATCCAATTGATCACGTCATACTCATCGCCTAAGATCCAACAGcttaattcaattcaattgatccaggccgttgattCCTGATGACCCATCAAATGAAAGTATTTCCCGAATCCTTCCTCCTAGTTTTATATGTATGTATTGTTTATAAGCTGAAGAAGAGAGGGTTTATTTGCCTTTTGCAGATCATCCCTCACGTAATGCCCATTGAGACGACTGAATTGGGTGCTGAAATAGATGCAGGAATCATTAATCCAAGGGACATAAAAATTGGGAGCCGAAAATATTATAGATATATAGGCTCTCTTACGGTCCCCCCATGCAGCGAAGGTGTTATTTGGACCTTAGTTAAAAAGGTACCTATAACTACTCactttctcatttctctctcattctcaccgCACATCCGTACACACGAGCTGGGAAATACTACTATCAGTTCATGCATGTGGCACAACATGTGAAATGTTATGCTGCTGCATTTTGACTAATAAGTATAGTTGCTGCATATTTTTTTAGGTGAGGACAGTATCCAGAGAGCAAGTGAGGATACTGAGGGAAGCCGTTCATGATGTAAGTTTTTCTTGTTATTGGATTTCAATTCAATTTTAGAAGGAATGATTGATTATACCAGTgatgaatgggccccactgctTAAAGATTATTTTTTTCAGGCCCAGCCTGCTTTCATTTTTACTAATTCGGATTTGTGTTTTTGGTTATAGGGGTGTGAAGAAAATGCAAGGCCTGTCCAACCACAGGACGGTAGAACCGTTTTGCTTTATACTCCAACTGGCACACCAGGTTCCCGCTAGTGAGAGATTTCCTATCTACACTTAGGAAACTGAGAATGCTTATGCTGCGATTTCCATATCATATGATTTTATTTATATTAAGGTTGTTTTGGATCATATTCTAaataaatttgtttaattttaatTAGATATGCATGCAGTCTTATTTTCTTGTTTCTTAATTTTGCAAACAATACCAGCCCTCAATCTCATAATAATTGGAGTGATGAAAGTGATTCTTTAGGAATACATGGAACAAAAGTGGAACTAGACCCAAATAATGGACGATCCAGATTGATGGTTAGACTCATTTTTCTACCATCAATGTGTATTCTCCTTTTTATTACCAATAGATTAGATGGGGAAACATGCAATCAAAAGTGGACaccacctaatggacagtccagattgatgattagatccatttaCCTACAATGATTGTGGATCACCCATTTTCCCTACAACTGATCGGAAGGTTAGGATGATCCAAGGCAAGTGATTCTTGAGAAATATATACAATCGAAAGTGGGGCttacataatggatggttcagtTGAATGATTAGGCTTATTTTTCTACAAACTATATGGACTGTCCATTTTTCTAGCATTTGATtgtttctaaaatttacaaaCAATAACAACTATCAATTTCATAACAATTGATTTTGAGTGGTTAGGATGGACTGATGAAAGTGATTCTGGACGGATACATGAAATCAAAATTGGGACTGGACCCAAATAATGGACGATCCAGATTTATGGTTAGACTCATTACCAATTGAAATCAAAAGTGGGGCACcatctaatggacagtccagattgattaTTAGAGATCCATTTACCTACAATCAGTGTGGATCACCATTTTTCCAACAATTGATCTGATGGTCCAGTTTAATATTTGATCCAAGTCATTATTGAGAAATACATGCActcaatagtggggcccacatgatggacgatccataaTGATGCCTACACTGATTCTCttaaatggatggtccagatcaataatCAGATGTATTATTTTACACTGAACAAGgactattgattggatggttaggatgatctAATCAAGCTGATTCTCAACGAAGCCATGCAaacaaaagtgggctccacatgatgggtgttCAAATGTATGATTATACTTATTCacatattaattaattaataagaaataaaaatatggAAAATGGGGAAAAAGATATCATCTTCGATCtcgaccgtccatcatgtggcccaacTTTTAATTGCATGTACTTAAAAAGGAATCAGTTGAGTGGATCATTATAATCGTCCCAtcaatgaccaaaaaaaaaaaaaaggatggttcCAGCATATTGCAGAAATTGTTCAAATCATCAATCTCAACCAATTGTCATGCAAGCCTCAAGACTCGTATATTTGGGTCTGAGCTACTACAAAATAGGCCCAAAAATCATGGGTTGGATACTCCTGCATCAATTAATTGTTGGGAAAAATGCATGGCCAATATTTATTTAAGAAATTGGGTCTAAAATCAATATAGACTGCCTATCATGTGGCCCCAGTTTTGATCTTTGAACtgaccatcctaaccatccaatcgaaTACTAAGAAGATGGATCCGTCTTGTAGGCTCATTTTATTATATTCACGTATTTGTCAAAAATAGCTTTGATGGGACCATCGT is a genomic window of Magnolia sinica isolate HGM2019 chromosome 15, MsV1, whole genome shotgun sequence containing:
- the LOC131228030 gene encoding alpha carbonic anhydrase 7-like; the encoded protein is MWGVKTNLLLISSLLLLPFNCTPSSEVEDEHAFDYLNGTGKGPERWGEINPEWRICDNGNMQSPIDLLNHRVEIMPHLGRLHRKYKPDHAFVMNRGHDIMLKWKRGAGSIIINGIHYTLKQCHWHSPSEHTFNGSRYHMELHMVHENNEGKLAVVGITYKFGRPDPFLQKIIPHVMPIETTELGAEIDAGIINPRDIKIGSRKYYRYIGSLTVPPCSEGVIWTLVKKVRTVSREQVRILREAVHDGCEENARPVQPQDGRTVLLYTPTGTPGSR